One Acinetobacter pullicarnis genomic region harbors:
- the clpS gene encoding ATP-dependent Clp protease adapter ClpS has protein sequence MRTNKRHISLDEIKASFNQSGYVDWHLNPRLGDAQDQEPDGDVIVETAPPELKRPPMYAVVLMNDDYTPMDFVIEVLQQYFALNLDQATEVMLTVHYEGKGIAGVYPRDIAETKANQVNNYARAQGYPLLCQIEPKV, from the coding sequence ATGCGAACGAACAAACGTCACATCAGTTTAGATGAAATTAAAGCTTCATTTAATCAATCTGGATATGTGGACTGGCATTTGAATCCGCGTCTTGGCGATGCTCAAGACCAGGAACCTGACGGTGATGTCATTGTTGAAACTGCACCACCAGAACTGAAACGTCCACCGATGTATGCCGTCGTTTTAATGAATGATGACTACACACCGATGGACTTTGTAATTGAAGTTTTACAACAATACTTTGCTTTAAATCTTGACCAAGCCACTGAAGTAATGCTAACAGTACATTACGAAGGTAAAGGGATTGCTGGGGTCTACCCGCGTGATATCGCGGAAACGAAAGCAAACCAAGTCAATAATTACGCTCGCGCTCAAGGTTATCCATTACTTTGTCAAATTGAGCCTAAAGTATAA
- a CDS encoding TrkH family potassium uptake protein encodes MLPFNKSRRHVNLSPPSLLALGFLSFIIVGTLLLKLPYSHHGDLSWIEAMFTATSAVTITGLSVVNIGQAYTPFGKIVVMMLLQCGGLGFMTFALLAVMSLSSKIGLKHQVMAQETIGQTSLYKVSFTVKAVLLYSLFFEAVGTTILTIAWMQYYDFPHALFYAAFYSISAFNNGGFSLFPNSLMSFSGQYMVTLTISMLYIFGGMGFLVLMDIKRKKSWKKLSPNSKLVLCTIAGLNLFAFIAIWSIEASNPLTLGPMSIGDQAINSWFHATVPRSSGFNSLDVASLSNASTLVTMFLMFIGGGSLSTAGGIKIGTFIVVLLSAINFLRRSEELTVFNYSIPQQTRFKALAVVSISCITIFLGFFSLLILEPDKPFLDLLFETFSAACTVGLSRGVTEDLQPASLLVLMILMFTGRLGPLTLAYLIATPKKSRLRHPSTEIQVG; translated from the coding sequence ATGCTGCCATTTAATAAAAGTCGTAGACACGTCAATCTAAGCCCACCGAGCTTACTTGCGCTGGGTTTTTTAAGTTTTATTATCGTGGGCACGTTGCTGTTGAAATTACCGTACTCACATCACGGCGATCTCAGTTGGATTGAGGCGATGTTTACCGCAACCTCAGCGGTCACCATTACTGGATTATCGGTGGTGAATATCGGTCAAGCCTACACCCCTTTTGGTAAGATCGTGGTGATGATGTTGCTGCAATGTGGCGGACTTGGTTTTATGACTTTCGCACTGCTGGCAGTCATGAGTTTATCCTCCAAAATCGGTCTCAAACATCAAGTTATGGCGCAAGAAACCATCGGTCAGACGAGCTTATACAAAGTCTCATTTACCGTCAAAGCGGTCTTACTGTATTCCTTGTTTTTTGAAGCGGTTGGCACCACTATTTTGACCATTGCATGGATGCAATATTACGATTTCCCACATGCCCTGTTCTATGCTGCGTTTTATAGTATCTCAGCATTTAATAATGGCGGGTTTTCGCTATTCCCCAACAGTTTAATGAGTTTCTCAGGCCAATACATGGTCACACTGACCATCAGTATGCTGTATATTTTTGGTGGTATGGGCTTTTTGGTATTGATGGATATCAAACGTAAAAAGAGTTGGAAAAAGCTTTCACCCAACAGTAAATTGGTGCTCTGTACCATTGCAGGCTTGAATCTGTTCGCCTTCATTGCAATCTGGAGCATCGAAGCCAGCAACCCACTCACCTTGGGTCCAATGTCGATTGGGGACCAAGCGATTAACTCTTGGTTTCATGCCACCGTACCACGCTCATCTGGCTTTAATAGCTTAGATGTTGCCAGCTTAAGTAATGCCTCCACCTTGGTGACCATGTTTCTGATGTTTATCGGTGGTGGCTCGCTGAGTACCGCTGGTGGGATTAAGATCGGTACCTTCATCGTTGTATTATTGAGTGCGATTAACTTTTTAAGGCGCTCTGAAGAACTGACCGTGTTTAACTATTCAATTCCACAACAGACCCGCTTTAAAGCGCTTGCTGTGGTCTCGATTAGTTGCATTACCATCTTTCTAGGTTTCTTTTCACTGCTCATTTTAGAGCCCGACAAGCCCTTTCTCGACTTATTGTTTGAGACCTTTTCTGCAGCCTGTACCGTCGGTTTATCGCGTGGAGTCACCGAAGATCTACAGCCTGCCAGCTTATTGGTATTGATGATTCTCATGTTTACTGGACGCTTAGGCCCACTGACCTTGGCCTATCTGATTGCCACACCGAAAAAGAGCCGACTCAGACACCCAAGTACTGAAATTCAGGTGGGTTAA
- the argC gene encoding N-acetyl-gamma-glutamyl-phosphate reductase: MPTSCHTTALFNAYIFEVRIVITVGIVGGTGYTGVELLRLLLRHPNVQVQVLTSRTEAGKRVDEMFSSLRGHTDLAFSDLEINALKQCDVVFFATPHGVAMHHAAELTAAGTKVIDLAADFRLQNLAQFEKWYGLTHACPEILQASVYGLSELNREKIKQAKVVGNPGCYPTTVQLGLAPLLKSAEILLKPESIIIDAKSGVSGAGRKASLGMIYSENADNFKAYAVSGHRHHPEIVEALENISGLNGVFDHLIFVPHLVPMIRGMLSTIYVDLTDAAAELDLQALYTQFYANETFVDVMPANSSPETRSVRGANQLRIALHRIQPKKLIILVAQDNLVKGAAGQAVQNMNLMFNFAEDAGLQGIGLLP, from the coding sequence ATGCCAACTTCCTGTCATACTACTGCGTTATTCAATGCTTATATTTTTGAGGTTAGGATTGTGATTACAGTTGGAATTGTCGGTGGTACAGGTTATACAGGCGTTGAATTATTGCGTCTTTTGCTACGACATCCAAATGTGCAGGTTCAGGTCCTCACTTCTCGTACAGAAGCGGGCAAGCGCGTAGATGAGATGTTTTCAAGTTTACGTGGTCATACCGATTTGGCTTTTTCAGATTTAGAGATCAATGCACTGAAACAGTGTGATGTGGTGTTCTTTGCAACCCCACATGGCGTTGCAATGCATCATGCCGCAGAACTGACTGCGGCAGGTACGAAAGTGATCGATTTAGCCGCTGACTTTCGCTTACAAAATTTGGCGCAGTTTGAAAAATGGTATGGTCTTACCCATGCATGTCCAGAAATACTTCAAGCTTCAGTTTATGGTTTGTCTGAGTTAAACCGTGAAAAAATCAAACAAGCCAAGGTAGTGGGTAACCCGGGTTGTTATCCAACAACAGTACAGTTGGGTTTAGCGCCTTTATTAAAGTCCGCTGAAATACTCCTTAAACCAGAAAGTATTATTATTGATGCAAAATCTGGTGTATCAGGCGCAGGGCGTAAAGCCAGCTTGGGCATGATTTATTCAGAAAATGCAGACAACTTTAAAGCCTATGCTGTTTCAGGTCATCGTCATCATCCAGAAATTGTTGAAGCACTTGAAAATATTTCGGGTCTAAATGGGGTGTTCGATCATCTTATTTTTGTGCCGCATTTGGTGCCCATGATTCGAGGCATGCTCAGTACGATTTACGTTGACTTGACTGATGCAGCAGCTGAGTTAGATTTACAAGCACTGTATACACAATTTTATGCCAATGAGACATTTGTGGATGTGATGCCTGCCAATAGCTCACCTGAAACACGGAGTGTGCGTGGTGCGAATCAGTTACGTATTGCATTGCATCGTATTCAGCCTAAGAAACTGATTATTCTGGTTGCACAAGATAACTTGGTAAAAGGTGCTGCTGGACAGGCTGTACAAAACATGAATCTTATGTTTAATTTTGCTGAAGATGCAGGTTTACAGGGTATTGGACTCTTGCCATAA
- a CDS encoding DUF6776 family protein, which yields MKKATSKSTPLKKTLMQGNRPLYVAAVVLSAGSLLLGYTVGHRQGLTVVGYDADAEQLVEVVQKQKNTLTALNKSLNVAVQERDVAVNNSNELFDALNKVKSEKIQVDGMSSIYREILRQRGGLSLTVQNIAVKPLPENAFEYQLDLIQVSPNQQRATGNVELRLISGTEVLVIPMENRSFSFADFERLTGRWTMPKGFNPQYIEVRLNGATPVIKRFSWQRGKSVENLASFAAEVPQAEANVQ from the coding sequence ATGAAGAAAGCAACATCAAAATCAACGCCACTTAAAAAAACCTTGATGCAGGGTAATAGACCGCTTTATGTTGCTGCAGTGGTACTCTCTGCGGGGAGTTTATTGTTGGGTTATACTGTGGGACATCGTCAGGGCTTAACCGTTGTAGGCTATGATGCCGATGCGGAGCAATTGGTTGAAGTTGTACAAAAACAAAAAAATACCTTAACTGCACTCAATAAAAGTTTAAATGTCGCCGTTCAAGAGCGTGACGTTGCTGTCAACAATTCAAATGAATTGTTTGACGCATTGAATAAGGTCAAATCAGAAAAAATTCAAGTTGATGGGATGAGCAGTATCTACCGTGAGATTTTAAGACAGCGCGGCGGGTTAAGCTTAACCGTGCAAAATATCGCAGTGAAACCATTGCCTGAAAATGCTTTTGAATATCAACTTGATTTGATTCAAGTAAGTCCGAACCAACAACGCGCAACTGGCAATGTGGAGTTAAGACTGATCAGTGGAACTGAAGTGTTGGTGATTCCGATGGAAAATAGAAGCTTTAGCTTCGCTGATTTTGAGCGTTTAACTGGACGTTGGACCATGCCTAAAGGCTTTAATCCGCAATATATTGAGGTTAGACTCAATGGCGCCACACCTGTTATTAAGCGTTTTAGCTGGCAGCGTGGTAAGTCTGTCGAAAACTTAGCAAGCTTTGCTGCGGAAGTTCCGCAAGCTGAAGCCAATGTGCAATAA
- a CDS encoding potassium channel family protein, translated as MAQFAVIGLGSFGATVALELVHLNHDVIGIDSIKKNVENIADQLTHAVIADASDEHVLQELNIQNCDAVVVAIGEDIEASILCVLHLKNMGAKRILAKAKSKAHHMILSHLGIQKIIHPEEDMGTRVAQSLSYPMVRRYMAINNNRYIVKIEIGANLRGAQFGDLMQRSEETDFQTLLLQRGSHVLYDIPPGTILQDKDILIVEGAVDVLRRLSTRFIKNYAAI; from the coding sequence ATGGCTCAGTTTGCTGTCATCGGTTTGGGGAGTTTTGGTGCCACAGTTGCATTAGAACTGGTTCATCTTAATCACGATGTCATTGGCATCGACAGTATAAAAAAGAATGTTGAAAACATTGCCGATCAACTCACGCATGCCGTGATTGCTGACGCTTCAGATGAACATGTGTTACAAGAACTCAATATTCAAAATTGCGATGCGGTAGTGGTTGCCATTGGTGAAGATATTGAAGCCAGTATTTTATGTGTGCTGCATCTTAAAAATATGGGGGCCAAGCGAATCTTAGCCAAGGCCAAATCCAAAGCACATCATATGATTCTGTCACACTTAGGCATACAGAAAATCATTCATCCTGAAGAAGACATGGGGACGCGGGTTGCACAGTCGCTCAGCTACCCCATGGTGCGTCGTTATATGGCGATTAACAATAATCGCTATATCGTCAAAATTGAAATTGGGGCGAATTTGCGCGGTGCTCAATTTGGCGACCTGATGCAACGCAGTGAAGAAACTGATTTTCAAACTTTACTGCTACAACGCGGCTCACATGTGTTATATGACATTCCACCTGGCACCATTCTGCAAGACAAAGATATTTTAATCGTTGAAGGTGCGGTAGACGTGCTCAGACGCCTTTCTACTCGATTCATAAAAAATTATGCTGCCATTTAA
- the rpiA gene encoding ribose-5-phosphate isomerase RpiA: MSLYATQDEKKQAAAEAALKHLPNGGILGVGTGSTVNFLIELLPQLQLEAAVASSEATADRLKKLGIEVVDMNHVGGLDAYVDGADEIDRHLHMIKGGGAALTREKIVASIAQKFVCIVDDSKWVAQLGHDFPLPVEVIPMARSAVARKLVALGGDPVYREGVRTDNGNVILDVYNLNILNALELERTINNIPGVVTNGIFAINKADIAIVATSQGIEERRAV, translated from the coding sequence ATGAGCCTATATGCAACCCAAGATGAGAAAAAACAAGCTGCTGCAGAAGCTGCTTTAAAGCACCTACCAAATGGCGGCATCTTGGGAGTGGGAACCGGAAGTACCGTCAATTTCTTAATTGAGCTTTTACCGCAATTACAACTTGAAGCTGCGGTTGCCAGCTCAGAAGCAACTGCTGATCGTCTAAAAAAACTCGGTATTGAAGTGGTCGATATGAATCATGTCGGTGGTCTCGATGCCTATGTCGATGGCGCAGATGAAATTGATCGTCACTTGCATATGATCAAAGGGGGGGGCGCAGCATTGACTCGTGAAAAGATTGTGGCCTCTATTGCTCAAAAATTTGTTTGTATTGTCGATGATTCAAAATGGGTTGCTCAATTGGGTCACGATTTCCCGTTACCAGTAGAAGTCATTCCAATGGCACGTTCGGCAGTTGCACGTAAATTGGTCGCGCTTGGTGGTGATCCGGTTTACCGTGAAGGTGTGCGTACTGATAACGGCAATGTCATTTTAGATGTCTACAACTTAAACATTCTGAATGCACTAGAGCTTGAGCGTACCATCAACAATATTCCCGGTGTGGTCACCAATGGTATTTTTGCCATAAATAAAGCAGACATCGCAATTGTCGCGACCAGTCAAGGCATTGAAGAGCGCCGTGCGGTTTAA
- the clpA gene encoding ATP-dependent Clp protease ATP-binding subunit ClpA, protein MLSRQLEVSLRLAVSMARQKRHEFLTVEHLLLALLDNDSAVNALKACGAEIVSLRKELEEYVEQHTPKLADTSDQAPHPTESFDRILQRAIFHVQSSGGDRTVEGADVLVAMYSERDSFAVYLLKRHQINRLTLTQYLSHGGRKDEIQVEEESEELESDIGASPNAGPLELYTLNLNVEAQKGKTDPLIGREKEIERAAQILCRRRKNNPLLVGDPGVGKTSIAEGLAWLIVNNKAPKPLASAEIYSLDIGALVAGTKYRGDFEKRLKQLLNALKKKPEAVLFIDEIHMIIGAGSSMGSTMDASNLIKPALANGSLRCIGSTTFQEYRQVFEKDHALSRRFQKIDVNEPSITETIEILRGLKSKFEDFHHVQYEDSALISAVELSAKFINDRFLPDKAIDVIDEAGAQRRLKADTDDKVITVENIEDIVSKIARIPPKTVSKDDKSVLENLERDLKRVVFGQDEAISALGSAIKLSRAGLKAPDKPVGNFVFAGPTGVGKTEVTKQLAKLLGVELVRFDMSEYMERHAVSRLIGAPPGYVGYDQGGLLTDAVHKNPHCVLLLDEIEKAHPDVFNLLLQIMDHGALTDNNGRKSDFRNVIIVLTTNIGAESISRINIGFNEQDNSNDNQEAMKRAFSPEFRNRLDAVIQFKALPVTVIESVIDKFLTELQAQLDDKKVILEVDQSARDWMAEQGYDRLMGARPMQRLIQEHLKKPLAEMILFGELADHGGNVAVTVKKENGKAVGLKLEVFEDQAAEPA, encoded by the coding sequence ATGCTCAGTCGTCAATTAGAAGTCTCACTACGTCTGGCTGTGAGCATGGCTCGGCAAAAGAGGCATGAATTTCTTACGGTTGAACATCTATTATTGGCTTTGCTTGATAACGACTCTGCCGTCAATGCGTTAAAAGCGTGTGGTGCAGAAATCGTGAGTTTACGCAAAGAATTAGAAGAATACGTAGAGCAACATACACCAAAGTTGGCTGACACAAGTGATCAAGCACCACACCCAACGGAAAGCTTTGATCGTATTTTGCAACGTGCCATTTTTCATGTGCAATCGAGTGGTGGAGATCGTACCGTTGAGGGTGCTGATGTGCTCGTGGCGATGTACTCAGAACGCGATTCTTTTGCGGTTTATTTACTGAAACGTCATCAGATTAATCGTCTCACACTTACACAATATTTATCGCACGGTGGCCGTAAAGACGAGATTCAAGTCGAAGAAGAATCAGAAGAGCTTGAGAGTGATATTGGGGCATCTCCAAATGCTGGTCCTTTGGAACTTTATACTTTAAATCTAAATGTAGAGGCACAAAAAGGGAAAACAGATCCTTTAATTGGCCGTGAAAAAGAAATTGAACGTGCTGCGCAAATTCTTTGTCGTCGCCGGAAAAACAATCCATTATTAGTGGGTGATCCGGGTGTTGGTAAAACGTCGATTGCCGAAGGCCTTGCTTGGCTGATCGTCAATAATAAAGCGCCAAAACCATTGGCCAGTGCTGAGATTTATAGCTTAGATATTGGTGCCTTGGTTGCTGGCACAAAATATCGTGGTGATTTTGAGAAACGTTTAAAACAACTTTTAAATGCATTGAAGAAAAAACCAGAAGCGGTGTTGTTCATCGATGAAATTCACATGATTATTGGTGCAGGCTCTAGCATGGGAAGCACCATGGATGCTTCGAATTTAATCAAACCTGCTTTAGCCAATGGCAGTTTGCGTTGCATCGGCTCGACGACATTCCAAGAGTATCGTCAAGTTTTTGAAAAGGATCATGCACTTTCACGTCGCTTCCAAAAAATTGATGTGAATGAGCCTTCAATCACAGAAACTATTGAAATCTTGCGTGGCCTAAAATCTAAGTTTGAAGATTTCCATCATGTTCAGTATGAAGATAGTGCCTTGATTTCGGCAGTGGAGCTTTCAGCTAAGTTTATTAATGACCGATTCTTACCCGATAAAGCAATCGATGTAATTGATGAGGCTGGTGCTCAACGTCGCTTGAAAGCGGATACTGATGACAAAGTGATTACGGTTGAAAATATTGAAGATATCGTTTCAAAAATTGCCCGTATTCCACCAAAAACGGTGTCTAAAGATGATAAGTCTGTGCTTGAGAACTTAGAGCGTGATCTTAAGCGTGTGGTCTTTGGGCAGGATGAAGCCATCAGTGCGCTGGGTTCAGCGATTAAACTTTCTCGTGCAGGTTTGAAAGCACCAGATAAACCCGTTGGTAACTTTGTTTTTGCTGGTCCAACCGGGGTCGGTAAAACTGAGGTGACGAAGCAGTTGGCGAAACTGCTTGGGGTAGAATTGGTTCGTTTTGACATGTCTGAGTATATGGAGCGTCATGCAGTTTCACGTTTGATTGGCGCACCTCCTGGTTATGTTGGTTATGATCAAGGTGGCTTGCTCACGGATGCGGTACATAAAAATCCACACTGTGTGTTGCTGCTTGATGAAATTGAAAAAGCACATCCAGATGTATTCAATTTATTGCTACAGATCATGGATCATGGTGCATTAACTGACAACAATGGTCGTAAATCTGATTTTCGTAATGTCATTATTGTATTGACCACCAATATCGGTGCTGAGAGTATTTCACGCATCAACATTGGATTTAATGAACAAGACAATAGTAACGACAATCAGGAGGCCATGAAACGTGCCTTCTCACCAGAATTCCGCAACCGCTTAGATGCAGTGATTCAGTTTAAAGCATTGCCAGTTACCGTAATTGAGTCGGTGATTGATAAATTCTTAACTGAACTTCAGGCGCAACTCGATGATAAGAAAGTTATTCTTGAAGTCGATCAAAGTGCCAGAGATTGGATGGCGGAACAAGGCTATGATCGCTTAATGGGTGCACGTCCGATGCAACGTTTGATTCAGGAGCATCTGAAAAAACCATTGGCCGAGATGATCCTGTTTGGAGAGCTTGCTGATCACGGTGGTAATGTTGCCGTTACTGTGAAAAAAGAAAATGGCAAAGCAGTTGGATTGAAGCTTGAAGTCTTTGAAGATCAAGCTGCCGAACCTGCTTAA
- the ilvA gene encoding threonine ammonia-lyase, biosynthetic, whose translation MLSRMVRQILQATVYDVAIETPLEAAPRISERLNNNIRFKREDLQPVFSFKLRGAYNRISQLPKSQLERGVITASAGNHAQGVALSGQKLGIRAIIVMPVTTPEIKIQAVKRLGGDVVLHGDAFDAANKYAIQRAADEGLTFIPPYDDELVMAGQGTIGNEILRQWRDVDYVFVAVGGGGLIAGVAAYLGDVAPHVKVIPVEYDESACLKAAFESNQRVILPHVGLFADGTAVAQIGEKPFEVIQLQKSDNSGPIVERDVILVNTDEICAAIKDTFDENRSIVEPSGAMALAGIKKYVKQHQLQDKNIVSIICGANMNFDRLRYIAERTELGERREAIFAVTIPESKGAFLDFCRSLQGRNITEFNYRASASNLAQVFVGISLKAGETERLEIYNMLQSKYDVADLSDDEVAKLHIRYLVGGHANVENERLFRVEFPERPGALLTFLERLGPTHNITLFHYRNHGAAEGRVLVALEATDAQQNPDGLIETLENITYPYEEISDNLGYLRFLK comes from the coding sequence ATGCTGTCTCGTATGGTTCGACAAATTTTACAGGCAACCGTCTATGACGTTGCAATCGAAACCCCACTCGAAGCAGCGCCACGAATTAGTGAAAGACTAAATAACAACATTCGTTTTAAGCGTGAAGACTTACAACCGGTCTTTTCTTTTAAACTTCGTGGAGCCTATAACCGCATTAGTCAACTCCCAAAATCTCAATTGGAACGTGGCGTCATCACCGCTTCAGCAGGCAATCATGCGCAAGGCGTAGCACTCTCAGGCCAAAAGCTTGGAATTCGTGCGATTATTGTGATGCCCGTAACCACCCCAGAGATTAAAATTCAAGCGGTTAAGCGTTTAGGTGGAGATGTCGTTTTACATGGCGACGCTTTTGATGCCGCCAACAAATATGCAATCCAACGTGCCGCAGATGAAGGTCTCACCTTCATTCCACCCTACGATGACGAATTAGTCATGGCTGGACAAGGTACGATTGGCAATGAAATTTTACGTCAATGGCGTGATGTCGACTATGTCTTTGTGGCGGTCGGCGGTGGTGGTCTAATCGCAGGTGTTGCCGCCTACTTAGGTGATGTGGCACCGCATGTCAAAGTGATCCCAGTTGAATATGATGAATCTGCTTGCCTAAAAGCCGCTTTTGAAAGCAATCAACGTGTGATCCTGCCGCATGTTGGTTTATTTGCGGATGGTACAGCGGTTGCGCAAATTGGTGAAAAACCATTTGAGGTGATTCAGCTGCAAAAGTCGGACAATTCAGGTCCGATCGTTGAACGTGATGTGATCTTGGTCAACACCGATGAAATTTGTGCCGCAATCAAAGACACCTTTGATGAAAACCGCAGCATCGTTGAACCTTCTGGTGCCATGGCTTTGGCTGGTATTAAAAAATACGTCAAACAACATCAGCTGCAAGACAAGAATATTGTCTCGATCATTTGTGGCGCCAACATGAACTTTGACCGCTTACGCTATATCGCTGAGCGTACTGAGTTGGGCGAACGACGTGAAGCCATTTTTGCAGTCACCATTCCTGAAAGCAAAGGTGCCTTCCTGGATTTCTGCCGTAGCCTACAAGGTCGTAATATCACTGAATTCAACTACCGTGCTTCGGCATCAAACCTAGCACAGGTCTTTGTTGGGATTAGCTTGAAAGCGGGTGAAACGGAACGCCTTGAGATCTACAACATGTTGCAAAGCAAATATGATGTTGCAGATCTCTCCGATGATGAAGTGGCTAAATTGCACATTCGTTATTTGGTTGGTGGACACGCAAATGTTGAAAATGAACGCCTATTCCGGGTGGAGTTCCCAGAACGCCCAGGCGCACTGTTAACCTTCCTAGAACGTTTAGGACCAACCCACAACATCACTCTGTTCCACTATCGTAATCACGGTGCTGCTGAAGGGCGGGTTTTGGTTGCTTTAGAAGCGACAGATGCACAGCAAAACCCAGATGGTTTAATTGAAACACTTGAAAATATTACTTATCCATATGAAGAGATCTCAGATAACTTGGGTTATTTGCGCTTCTTAAAATAA
- a CDS encoding M48 family metallopeptidase, translating into MTLNDLPEIKIVRHASAKHLRLRVEPNAIRLTVPPFCSNKQIQAFIQQSTTWLLETWRKQQQKITAQPDLLPTELKLFNLEQPITIQQQSQKKAFIYDVEHYTLTLSDQVAEAALKAFCMAYAKQQLPLYLEQLSLEIGLQFAKCNIRQAKTRWGSCSGRHDIMLNAALILFPIEQVRYVCVHELAHTKHFDHSPQFWMEVQQHDAEFKQHRKYLKSGRLPYWWHLN; encoded by the coding sequence ATGACGCTTAACGATTTACCTGAGATTAAAATTGTTCGCCACGCTAGCGCTAAACACTTGCGCTTGCGTGTCGAGCCCAACGCGATTCGCTTAACCGTGCCGCCTTTTTGTAGCAACAAACAAATCCAAGCCTTTATTCAGCAGTCTACAACGTGGTTATTGGAGACTTGGCGCAAACAACAACAGAAAATCACAGCCCAACCAGATCTTTTGCCGACTGAACTTAAACTATTTAACCTTGAACAACCCATCACGATTCAACAGCAAAGCCAAAAAAAAGCATTTATTTATGATGTTGAACACTACACTTTAACACTCAGTGATCAAGTTGCTGAAGCTGCCTTAAAAGCCTTTTGCATGGCCTATGCCAAACAGCAATTACCGCTTTACCTTGAACAGCTCAGTCTTGAGATCGGTTTACAGTTTGCCAAATGTAACATCCGTCAGGCCAAAACCCGTTGGGGCAGTTGCAGTGGTCGACATGACATTATGTTGAATGCCGCATTGATTTTGTTTCCGATTGAACAGGTGCGCTATGTCTGCGTGCATGAGTTAGCACATACCAAGCATTTCGATCATAGTCCGCAGTTTTGGATGGAAGTACAACAGCACGATGCTGAGTTTAAGCAACATCGCAAATACTTGAAGTCTGGCCGGCTTCCGTATTGGTGGCATTTAAACTAA
- a CDS encoding phospholipase A, which translates to MRFKSFERTTLQLSIVSILSLGMSSLLWADDSALIQPSSAQACTALESNAERLTCYDTWFKVPNDQRVSFVTERQAAKEISVPKTEPVDIKAQIGEKFDSLFSLEGPEFDANSSLLDKRWELSENSKLGTWNIRAHQPVYLLPVFWTSSKNPLPHSPNPDNTVPADQKQILDSTEAKFQISLKTKALDDIFGKNGDLWFGYTQSSRWQVYNAEDSRPFRETNYEPEASLIFRTNYELLGLNGRLLGLTFNHQSNGRADPLSRSWNRVMLNVGLEKDNFVLMLRPWYRMPEKAKDDNNPDIEDYMGRGDLTAFYRWKEHDFSMMLRHSLRGGDRSHGAAQFVWSFPIKGKLRGNFQLFDGYGESMIDYNHRATYAGVGISLMDWY; encoded by the coding sequence ATGCGGTTCAAATCATTTGAACGCACAACTTTACAGCTGAGTATTGTATCAATACTCAGCTTGGGGATGTCGTCCTTGCTGTGGGCTGATGATTCAGCCTTAATTCAACCGAGCAGTGCTCAGGCCTGCACAGCTTTAGAATCTAATGCTGAACGTTTAACTTGTTATGATACTTGGTTTAAAGTGCCAAATGATCAGCGAGTATCTTTTGTTACAGAGCGTCAAGCAGCCAAAGAAATTTCCGTACCGAAGACTGAGCCTGTAGATATAAAGGCTCAGATTGGAGAAAAGTTCGATTCACTTTTTTCTTTGGAAGGACCTGAATTTGATGCCAATAGTTCTTTACTCGATAAGCGTTGGGAACTTTCTGAAAACAGTAAATTAGGTACTTGGAATATTCGTGCACATCAACCGGTATATTTGTTGCCGGTATTTTGGACCAGCAGTAAAAACCCATTACCGCACAGTCCCAATCCAGATAACACTGTTCCAGCAGATCAAAAACAAATCCTAGATTCAACGGAAGCCAAATTCCAAATTTCACTCAAAACCAAAGCTTTGGATGATATTTTTGGAAAGAATGGCGATCTTTGGTTTGGTTATACCCAGTCTTCACGTTGGCAAGTCTACAATGCTGAAGATTCTCGACCATTTAGAGAAACCAATTACGAACCAGAAGCCAGTTTGATTTTCCGTACCAATTATGAATTACTCGGCTTAAATGGTCGTTTACTTGGGCTGACATTCAATCATCAATCCAATGGCCGTGCTGATCCGTTGTCACGTAGCTGGAATCGCGTGATGCTCAATGTGGGATTGGAAAAAGACAATTTTGTATTGATGCTACGTCCGTGGTATCGCATGCCAGAAAAAGCCAAAGATGACAATAATCCAGATATTGAAGACTATATGGGACGTGGTGACTTAACCGCATTTTATCGTTGGAAAGAACATGATTTTTCGATGATGCTGCGTCACTCCCTGCGTGGTGGTGATCGCTCGCATGGTGCTGCACAATTTGTTTGGTCATTCCCAATTAAAGGCAAATTACGTGGTAATTTCCAACTCTTTGATGGTTATGGCGAAAGCATGATTGATTATAATCACCGTGCAACCTATGCCGGTGTCGGTATTTCATTGATGGACTGGTACTAA